Proteins encoded together in one Temnothorax longispinosus isolate EJ_2023e chromosome 5, Tlon_JGU_v1, whole genome shotgun sequence window:
- the LOC139813436 gene encoding uncharacterized protein: protein MYKWSMRILEHSQEFDTVRVRRKQPPDTMNTHGASYYVPIQDETCEKQHNDFDKPRYTPRILGRRFALTSTAYKFLDVGINAGPMSSADILIGDNRGNRIILLHATWVTFIEKRADIQRLVQSSAPSSLTFRDLELVKIRDADIVKLTSCSTSLYMKPSTVLFLFELEHCVENVYFQLCQNVHGVSEKFKQFVTILRQNCITDKCNAVTILRDVYDKNSIIDCELLAYALDTIVYNALHDK from the exons ATGTATAAATGGTCTATGAGGATTCTAGAGCATAGTCAAGAGTTCGATACGGTTCGAGTACGTCGCAAACAGCCTCCAGATACGATGAACACTCATGGTGCGAGCTACTACGTTCCGATTCAGGACGAAACGTGCGAGAAACAGCACAATGA ttttgataAACCCCGCTACACGCCACGTATTTTGGGAAGAAGATTTGCCTTGACATCAACagcgtataaatttttggatgttgGAATCAACGCGGGACCTATGTCCTCTGCGGATATACTTATTGGCGATAACCGAGGCAATCGGATAATTCTGCTACATGCAACGTGGGTGACATTCATCGAAAAACGTGCAGATATACAGCGACTCGTGCAGTCATCGGCACCATCATCGCTAACGTTTCGAGATCTGGAGCTTGTTAAAATACGTGacgcagatattgtaaaattgacgtCGTGCAGCACCAGCTTGTACATGAAACCGTCAACTGTACTCTTCCTGTTCGAACTAGAACATTGCGTCgagaatgtgtattttcaactatgtcaaaatgttcacggtgtaagtgaaaaattcaaacagtttgtaacaattttacgtcaaaattgtatcactgataaatgtaacgcAGTTACAATCTTGCGTGacgtttatgataaaaattcgattattgattgcgaattattagcctacgctttggatactattgtgtataatgcgctacatgataaataa
- the LOC139813440 gene encoding uncharacterized protein: MDRHVNPLYVHNDNVGQFAWIKNLFRLVSSQINRHHGQKYFCDRCLHYFSSNEKLSAHTVDCQEMNDCAIKLPSDNDKWLAFKNHNRKEQVPFVVYADLECTLEKMEADPETSRTLAKNDFEKNLYKLMNNAVFGKTMENVRNHVDVRLVTHWEGRYGAEAMIAKPNFHSRSVFSENLVVIDVRKLEVKFDKPIYVGMCILDISKTCLYEFHHEYMLPLYRDKCKVTYTDTDSLIYHIECDDVYDIMKRHIHRFDTSDYAIDNTYGIPLANKKVPGLMKDENNGAIMTEFVGLRAKMYALRVDGKKDTKKAKGVKSNVVARSITFDDYTRCLRDEIEMTRQQTCIRSKKHEVYTVSETKIALSPYDDKRYIIPGSTETLPWGHYKIPL; the protein is encoded by the exons ATGGACAGGCACGTAAATCCGCTGTACGTGCATAACGACAACGTGGGACAATTTGCGTGGATCAAGAACCTATTCCGCCTCGTGAGCTCGCAAATCAACCGACACCATGGTCagaaatacttttgcgatcg atgtttGCACTACTTCAGCTCCAACGAGAAATTATCTGCCCACACCGTCGACTGTCAGGAGATGAATGACTGCGCGATCAAGTTACCGAGCGATAACGACAAGTGGTTGGCctttaaaaatcacaacagGAAGGAACAAGTTCCGTTTGTCGTATACGCCGACCTGGAGTGTACCCTGGAGAAGATGGAAGCGGATCCGGAAACGTCCAG GACATTGGCCAAAAacgatttcgagaaaaatttatacaaattgatgaaCAATGCCGTGTTTGGCAAAACCATGGAGAATGTGCGCAATCACGTTGACGTGCGACTCGTGACTCATTGGGAAGgtagatacggcgcggaggctATGATTGCGAAACCAAATTTTCATAGCCGAAGCGTCTTTTCGGAGAATTTAGTAGTAATAGATGTGCGAAAACTCGAGGTGAAGTTCGACAAACCAATCTATGTGGGTATGTGCATCCTCGATATATCCAAGACATGTTTGTACGAATTTCATCACGAGTACATGTTACCGTTGTATCGCGACAAGTGTAAAGTCACGTACACCGATACTGACAGTCTCATTTATCACATCGAGTGCGACGATGTGTATGATATCATGAAGCGCCACATTCATAGATTTGACACTAGCGATTACGCGATTGATAATACGTACGGTATCCCACTcgccaataaaaaagttccggGCTTAATGAAAGACGAAAATAACGGTGCGATAATGACCGAATTCGTCGGGCTTAGAGCAAAGATGTACGCCTTGCGAGTAGACGGTAAGAAAGATACGAAAAAGGCTAAAGGTGTTAAGAGTAACGTCGTAGCCAGGTCGataacgttcgacgattacacGCGATGTCTGcgcgacgaaattgaaatgacgCGACAGCAAACCTGCATAAGATCCAAAAAACACGAGGTATACACCGTGTCCGAAACGAAAATAGCTCTAAGTCCGTACGATGATAAGCGATACATTATACCCGGTTCTACCGAAACGCTGCCATGGggacattataaaataccattgtaa
- the LOC139813441 gene encoding uncharacterized protein, with protein MDRHVNPLYVHNDNVGHFAWIKNLFRLVSSQINRHHGQKYFCDRCLHYFSSNEKLSAHTVDCQEMNDCAIKLPSDNDKWLAFKNHNRKEQVPFVVYADLECTLEKMEADPETSRTLAKNDFEKNLYKLMNNAVFGKTMENVRNHVDVRLVTHWEGRYGAEAMIAKPNFHSRSVFSENLVVIDVRKLEVKFDKPIYVGMCILDISKTCLYEFHHEYMLPLYRDKCKVTYTDTDSLIYHIECDDVYDIMKRHIHRFDTSDYAIDNTYGIPLANKKVPGLMKDENNGAIMTEFVGLRAKMYALRVDGKKDTKKAKGVKSNVVARSITFDDYTRCLRDEIEMTRQQTCIRSKKHEVYTVSETKIALSPYDDKRYIIPGSTETLPWGHYKIPL; from the exons ATGGACAGGCACGTAAATCCGCTGTACGTGCATAACGACAACGTGGGACATTTTGCGTGGATCAAGAACCTATTCCGCCTCGTGAGCTCGCAAATCAACCGACACCATGGTCagaaatacttttgcgatcg atgtttGCACTACTTCAGCTCCAACGAGAAATTATCTGCCCACACCGTCGACTGTCAGGAGATGAATGACTGCGCGATCAAGTTACCGAGCGATAACGACAAGTGGTTGGCctttaaaaatcacaacagGAAGGAACAAGTTCCGTTTGTCGTATACGCCGACCTGGAGTGTACCCTGGAGAAGATGGAAGCGGATCCGGAAACGTCCAG GACATTGGCCAAAAacgatttcgagaaaaatttatacaaattgatgaaCAATGCCGTGTTTGGCAAAACCATGGAGAATGTGCGCAATCACGTTGACGTGCGACTCGTGACTCATTGGGAAGgtagatacggcgcggaggctATGATTGCGAAACCAAATTTTCATAGCCGAAGCGTCTTTTCGGAGAATTTAGTAGTAATAGATGTGCGAAAACTCGAGGTGAAGTTCGACAAACCAATCTATGTGGGTATGTGCATCCTCGATATATCCAAGACATGTTTGTACGAATTTCATCACGAGTACATGTTACCGTTGTATCGCGACAAGTGTAAAGTCACGTACACCGATACTGACAGTCTCATTTATCACATCGAGTGCGACGATGTGTATGATATCATGAAGCGCCACATTCATAGATTTGACACTAGCGATTACGCGATTGATAATACGTACGGTATCCCACTcgccaataaaaaagttccggGCTTAATGAAAGACGAAAATAACGGTGCGATAATGACCGAATTCGTCGGGCTTAGAGCAAAGATGTACGCCTTGCGAGTAGACGGTAAGAAAGATACGAAAAAGGCTAAAGGTGTTAAGAGTAACGTCGTAGCCAGGTCGataacgttcgacgattacacGCGATGTCTGcgcgacgaaattgaaatgacgCGACAGCAAACCTGCATAAGATCCAAAAAACACGAGGTATACACCGTGTCCGAAACGAAAATAGCTCTAAGTCCGTACGATGATAAGCGATACATTATACCCGGTTCTACCGAAACGCTGCCATGGggacattataaaataccattgtaa
- the LOC139813442 gene encoding uncharacterized protein: MQQPYIGAIFARFAVLGMYKWSMRILEHSQEFDTVRDETCEKQHNDFDKPRYTPRILGRRFALTSTAYKFLDVGINAGPMSSADILIGDNRGNRIILLHATWVTFIEKRADIQRLVQSSAPSSLTFRDLELVKIRDADIVKLTSCSTSLYMKPSTVLFLFELEHCVENVYFQLCQNVHGVSEKFKQFVTILRQNCITDKCNAVTILRDVYDKNSIIDCELLAYALDTIVYNALHDK; this comes from the exons ATGCAGCAACCGTACATTGGCGctatttttgcaagatttgcAGTTTTGGGTATGTATAAATGGTCTATGAGGATTCTAGAGCATAGTCAAGAGTTCGATACGGTTCGA GACGAAACGTGCGAGAAACAGCACAATGA ttttgataAACCCCGCTACACGCCACGTATTTTGGGAAGAAGATTTGCCTTGACATCAACagcgtataaatttttggatgttgGAATCAACGCGGGACCTATGTCCTCTGCGGATATACTTATTGGCGATAACCGAGGCAATCGGATAATTCTGCTACATGCAACGTGGGTGACATTCATCGAAAAACGTGCAGATATACAGCGACTCGTGCAGTCATCGGCACCATCATCGCTAACGTTTCGAGATCTGGAGCTTGTTAAAATACGTGacgcagatattgtaaaattgacgtCGTGCAGCACCAGCTTGTACATGAAACCGTCAACTGTACTCTTCCTGTTCGAACTAGAACATTGCGTCgagaatgtgtattttcaactatgtcaaaatgttcacggcgtaagtgaaaaattcaaacagtttgtaacaattttacgtcaaaattgtatcactgataaatgtaacgcAGTTACAATCTTGCGTGacgtttatgataaaaattcgattattgattgcgaattattagcctacgctttggatactattgtgtataatgcgctacatgataaataa